TGTAGTTTGTCGATCGTGACAATATATATGAACAAGACTAACAATGTTTATGGAGCTATCGATCGATATActcctccgtcccaaattattagtcgatTTTGCTTTTCTAGATACACTAATTTTATTATGCACCTAGACATGATACATATCTACGATGCATAACAAAAATTATTCatctagaaaaattaaaatgacTAACAATTAATTTGGAAAGGAAGGAGTATATAAGGAAAACAAGAGTTTATTTGATTATTATGTGGTCGGTGGCTGAGCTAGCTGCAACGCCCAAGACAAAAGAATCGGCGTAGGTTCTGAGAATGTTCTTGcgtttgttttttctttcttgttccTATGCGCATTGCTGGCCAATACCTTTGCATACATATGGCGCACTCAAGACGTATACACTGACACAATCCTATCTGCTTATATACACATGCATAATGCATTCATCGCAGATCGTCGATCGATGCAGTGCAGGCCTCGATCTGCTACGTCGACGTACGGCGGCAATAatgaacgacgacgacgattcCAACCCGCCGTTGATGGCCACGTACAAGCATCTCTTGGATGGCCGACTGGATGCCGATGACTACCAGACGATGACGACGATGGACGACGACCACAGCCGCAGGTGCGTCCTCCCGGTGATCGACCTGCAGCACGGCGAGGACCAGTGCCGGGCGGCCATCGTGCTCGCCGCGTCGGAGTGGGGCTTCTTCCAGGTGACCAACCACGGCGTTCCGCAGGCGCTGCTGGACGAGCTGCACGAGGCGCAGGTGGCCGTGTTCCGGCGGCCCTTCCAGCGCAAGGTGCGCGAGCCGCTGCTGGACTTCTCGCCGGAGAGCTACCGCTGGGGCACGCCCACGGCGACGCGCCTGGAGCAGCTGTCGTGGTCCGAGGCCTACCACATCCCCTTGACCGGtaccacgccgccggccacctcctccggTGACAAGACCAGGCTAGTGATCGAGGAGGTGTCCACGGCGATGTCGGAGCTGGCGCAGCAGCTGGCGGAGATCCTCGTCGCGGACCtgcgcggcgacgaggaggacgtggtGTCGAGGTGCACGCGGAGTACGTGCTTCCTGCGGCTGAACCGGTACccggcgtgcggcgcggcgagcggcgccttCGGGCTGTGCCCGCACACGGACAGCGACTTCCTGACCATCCTGCACCAGGACGGCGTGGGCGGCCTGCAGCTCCGCAAGGGCGAGCGGTGGCTCGCCGTGGAACCCAAACCCGGCGCGCTGATCGTGAACGTGGGCGACCTCCTGCAGGCGTGGAGCAACGACCGCTACCGGAGCGTGGAGCACCGGGTCATGGCGACCGCAGCGAGCGAGAGGTTCTCCGTCGCCTTCT
This portion of the Panicum virgatum strain AP13 chromosome 2N, P.virgatum_v5, whole genome shotgun sequence genome encodes:
- the LOC120659058 gene encoding gibberellin 2-beta-dioxygenase 5-like, giving the protein MTTMDDDHSRRCVLPVIDLQHGEDQCRAAIVLAASEWGFFQVTNHGVPQALLDELHEAQVAVFRRPFQRKVREPLLDFSPESYRWGTPTATRLEQLSWSEAYHIPLTGTTPPATSSGDKTRLVIEEVSTAMSELAQQLAEILVADLRGDEEDVVSRCTRSTCFLRLNRYPACGAASGAFGLCPHTDSDFLTILHQDGVGGLQLRKGERWLAVEPKPGALIVNVGDLLQAWSNDRYRSVEHRVMATAASERFSVAFFLCPAYDALIRPRSSTAGGGDRPPPRYKSFTFGEYRNQIREDVRLTGRKLGLQRFRIQGGGPL